One Actinomycetota bacterium DNA segment encodes these proteins:
- a CDS encoding OsmC family protein, producing MPTRTAEARWEGTLDEGKGTLRLPSQDYEGPYSKGSRFADAAGTNPEELVGAAHAGCFSMFLSALLSDAGYEPNSIATTADVTIETTDAGPTITRIDLRTEADVPGLDEDEFRDKVQAAKQDCPVSKALAGVGEVTVEASLP from the coding sequence ATGCCGACACGCACCGCCGAGGCTCGCTGGGAGGGAACGCTCGACGAGGGCAAAGGCACGCTGCGGCTGCCGAGCCAGGACTACGAGGGTCCGTACTCCAAAGGTTCGCGCTTCGCCGACGCCGCCGGGACCAACCCCGAGGAACTCGTCGGCGCCGCCCACGCGGGGTGCTTCTCGATGTTCCTGTCAGCACTGCTGTCGGACGCCGGGTACGAGCCCAACAGCATCGCCACCACCGCTGACGTCACGATCGAGACGACCGACGCCGGACCGACCATCACCCGGATCGACCTACGCACCGAAGCGGACGTCCCAGGCCTCGATGAGGACGAGTTCCGTGACAAGGTCCAGGCGGCCAAGCAGGACTGCCCGGTGTCCAAGGCCCTGGCCGGGGTCGGGGAGGTCACCGTCGAGGCGTCGCTGCCCTAG